GTCTTCTCGTTCGTGAACTTCCGCACCGCCGCGTAGGCCGCCGGCTGGTACATGCCGTATCCCACGACCACGAGAAGGATCCCTCCCAGCGTGGCCAGGTGGATGCCTCCCCAGAGGCCGGGTTGGAGTCCGAGGAGGGGCGCCCCGGCGATGACGAGACGGCCGCACAGCATCACCACGAAGGCGAGCGCGAGGGCGAGCCTCACGCCGTAGCGGTCCGCCACGAAGCCGAGGAAGAACATGGCGATGGTGATGCCCGCCGTCTGGACCATGACCATCCGGTGGGACCAGACGTCCGCGTGGGGGACGCCCGCGAAAACGAAGTCCGAGAAGTAGATGGCGAGGTACCCGAGGATTCCGAAATACACCATGCCCTCGAGGAAGTACGGCAGGTTCACGCCCCAGAGCGCCCGGGGGGCGTGGATGAGGTCCACGAAGGGCTGGGTGATCTCCTTCAGCGGAGACGGTTTCGCATCGGTCTGGCTTTCCACGGCGGACCCTCCTCCCACGGCAAGGCTACTGTATCATGAGGGGGCCGAACCAGACGTCCTCTTGCGCGCGCTTCAGGCCTCCCCTGGAATCTTTGAAGGAAGTGCGGCGTTGGGGCCGGGTGGGGTGAAGGCCGGCTTCAAGGAGGCACGAATGGTGTTGCTCAAAGTTGCAGCGGGACTTCTGGCTCTGGTTCTTGTGGGGGGCGCGCTTCTGTATTCGCGCCTGGACGTCCGCGCCTCGGATCAGAGCGCCGTGGGCCCACGGACCGAAGCCACCGTCTACGGGTTTACCCTTCCCCTGAACGACGGGACGCCGAAGGCCCTCAAGGACTACGAGGGCAGGGTCCTGCTCATCGTGAACACGGCCTCCAAGTGCGGCTTCACGCCCCAGTACGAGGGGCTGGAGAAGCTCTACGAGACTTATCAAGACAGGGGCTTCCTGGTCCTGGCCTTCCCCTCCAACGACTTCCTGGACCAGGAGCCGGGGAGCGATGCCGAGATCGCCCAGTTCTGCCGCCTGAACTACGGCGTCACCTTTCCCGTCTTCGCGAAATCCCGGGTAAAAGGGAAGGACATGAACCCCCTCTACCGCTTCCTCACGGAGCGCTCCGGCTTCGACGGGGACATCTCCTGGAACTTCAACAAGTTCCTCGTGGACCGGAAGGGGAGAGTCGTGGCCCGCTTCGGCTCCCGCACCGCCCCTCAGGATGCCGAACTCGTCCAGGCGGTGGAGACCGCCCTGGGACCCGTGTCCTGAAATCAGGGAGACGCCAGGCGAGAGACGTGAGCCGGGAAACGAGAGGCGCAAAACGGTAGACGGGAAACGGCTCCTTTTCGTTCCCTAGTCCCCTAGTCCCCTAGTCCCCTGGTCCCCCAGTCCCTCGGGCCCTGGCTCGCCTATCTCTTTCGCCTCAGTTCGAAGGTCAGCCGGTCGGGCCGGAAGGCCCAGACGGCCCCCTGGTCGTCCGTGAGGAGGGCCTCCTCGTTGACGAAAGAGAGATCCTGAACCGCGCCCCGGAACTCCACCCAGGCCTCCCGCTCCCCCGAGTAGGCGAAGGCCCGGTTTCCCCGGGAGAGGGCCAGGGCCGTGCCGCCTTCGATCTTCACCTCCTGGAGGGGCTCCCTCAGAGGAACGAAGCGGCCGGCGCGCGAGTCGTACAGGAGAGCGTTCGTCCCCGGCGGGCCGAAGAAGACCGCCAGGCGCTCGCCCAGGGCGCACCGCGTGAAGTCCGAGGCGTCGCTCGCCCACACCCCCCGGGACGCATCGTAGAGGGTCGTCTTCACGTGCTCGCCGAAGAAGGCCGCCAGCCGCCCCGACAGGGCCACCTGGCACGCCTCCAACACGGGCGTCTGCCAGCGCCCCGACAGGGCGTCGTAGATCCCCGGGCGCCCCGGGCCTCCGTATCCCACGGCCAGGTTCTCGCTGACCGCGCCCCGGAAATACCGGTCGAACTGGGGCACCCAGGCGTGGCGGCCCAGGTCGTAGACGGCGCTCCCAGGCCCGTCGGGCCCGTAGGCCAGCAGGAGCCGGCTCCCCGCCGCCGCGAGGGGAAAGTCTCCCGCCGCGGGCACCCACTTCTTGGTCTGAGGGTCGTACACCTCCAGCCGGCCATCCCGGTGGGCCCACGCCAGCGTGGACCCTACCGGCTCGTACACCCTCGCTTCGCGGCGATCCCCCTCCAGCACCACCGGCCCGTCCTGGCTCTGAGTCGTCTGGCCGAGGGCCGGGCCCAAGGCCGAAAATAGAACCGCCAAGGCCGCCGCCACGATCCGACTCCCCTTCATGGCTCACCTCCCCGCCGAGGGTTTCCTTGTGATTCTAGCGCCCACCGGGTGGATTTCACACCCTCACCGCGCGAAGGAGAAGGCCGCCGATTCCTTCCCGTCGGGGTTCACGACCGTCAGCGCCACCGCCTCGCCCTTGGGCAAGAGGTCCTTGAGGCCCGCCCCCGAGGCCACAAGCCGCGTCCGGTTGTTCTTGTCCGTCCCCCGGTACCGCGTACGGGGGACGGCGACGCCGTTGACCCGCACCTCGGCCCCTTCCTGGAAATTCCACCCGACGACCTTCAGCCGGAAGGGGTCGTGGAGCACCTTCACCGACTGGATCCCCGGAAAGGCGTCCCCGCAGATCATCTCGGAACGTTGGCTCTCCGTCCAGTCCTCCTGTTCGTGAGTTTTCACGTCCGCGGACCACGCGTAAGGGTTGTCCTCTTCCAAGACGTCGTTCATGTCGAGGGCGGTGAAGGAATCGTCTTCCCAAGAGAAAGAGACGGGCAGGATGTCATTGGAGTCGCACTCCATGGGAAGGCCGAAGTCCGAATCGTAGCGAGCGTAGTACTGCAAGTCGGCACTAGCGTAATCGTAGAAACCGATGAACCCTCCCTCTTTCGGCGCAACGGCGACCTGGCCCACCTCCCGTATCGAACCGCCGTAACAGATTCGCTTCACGATGTGGCCGTCCTCTGGGCTCAGCACCAGAATGCAGGGAAACCAATTATAGGGATTGCAAGACACATAGGTTCCGCTGAGAAGGATGTTTCCATCAAAGCCCTGCGCGATCAGGCCTTGTTGATAAAGATGCAAGCCACCACTGCAGCTTGGATCTGTTCGAGTATATTTTTGCCAGCGGATACTCCCATCGGCATTTAGACAGAGGACCGTCGTTCGGTTTGGAGACGCATCGCCCCAACCTGTGTGGGACGAACCAATTACAATCCCCCCGTCTGGAAGGATCTCGAGCTTTCGAGCATCCTGAGGGCATCCATTGCCACCTCCGTCGCTTTCGCAAAAATCCAGGAAATCATAGGCCTTTGCCCATTGAAGATGCCCTTCGTGGCTCATTTTGAATAGCAACGTGCCGTGTACCCGGTCCCCGTGGTAGCCGCCTTCCAGCTGCCCAAGGAAAATAA
The sequence above is a segment of the Acidobacteriota bacterium genome. Coding sequences within it:
- a CDS encoding glutathione peroxidase — its product is MVLLKVAAGLLALVLVGGALLYSRLDVRASDQSAVGPRTEATVYGFTLPLNDGTPKALKDYEGRVLLIVNTASKCGFTPQYEGLEKLYETYQDRGFLVLAFPSNDFLDQEPGSDAEIAQFCRLNYGVTFPVFAKSRVKGKDMNPLYRFLTERSGFDGDISWNFNKFLVDRKGRVVARFGSRTAPQDAELVQAVETALGPVS